A part of Amycolatopsis camponoti genomic DNA contains:
- a CDS encoding terpene synthase family protein — MPYPARVNPHLERARTHSKAWAYGMDMVGVPQHGTVIWDEHDLDSHDYALLCAYTHPDAGADELDLITDWYVWVFYFDDHFLELYKRTGDIENARAHLDRIALFMPAGGEITATPENPVERGLADLWDRTVPHRSAAWRRRFVESTKALLEESLWELANINEGRLANPIEYVEMRRKVGGAPWSANLVEHSVHAEVPDEIAASRPLEVLRDCFADGVHLRNDLFSYQREVQDEGELSNGVLVVEKFLGLTTQEAADAVNDLITSRLHQFEHTALTEVPALFDEHGVDPAARAATFAYVKGLQDWQSGGHEWHLRSGRYMNEGALDGRGPILSSLLTTAPRRLRAYSHPPFGAVSASRPAVEPPLPVRLSPHLESGRRRNVDWARSTGLLDGVVWDERKLRAADLPLCAAGIRPDATAAELDVIADWLTWSTYADDHFQEVFGATRDLAAAKACHERLTLLLGDDPPAPLGPLEAALADLRPRTPDLPAVRRAVASMTSSWLWKLANLAQNRIPDPIDHVEMRRRTFGVELSMSLTLPPGARGGRAAQTLEHTAADYAGLLNDLRSHRKEIRFEGELNNGVLVVRNFLGCPEDRALRIVADLAEARLAEFRHAAAAAPDLPAAYVEALRNWLAGTAHWHENAGRYRETELGHHPRFGGPTGIGTSSLRISSLLPAGR, encoded by the coding sequence ATGCCTTACCCGGCGCGGGTGAACCCGCACCTCGAGCGGGCGCGCACGCACAGCAAGGCGTGGGCGTACGGGATGGACATGGTCGGCGTCCCGCAGCACGGCACCGTCATCTGGGACGAGCACGACCTCGACTCCCACGACTACGCGCTGCTCTGCGCCTACACCCACCCGGACGCCGGCGCGGACGAGCTCGACCTGATCACCGACTGGTACGTCTGGGTCTTCTACTTCGACGACCACTTCCTCGAGCTCTACAAGCGCACCGGCGACATCGAAAATGCGCGCGCCCACCTCGACCGGATCGCGCTGTTCATGCCCGCCGGAGGCGAGATCACCGCGACACCGGAGAACCCGGTCGAGCGCGGCCTGGCCGACCTGTGGGACCGGACGGTCCCGCACCGCTCGGCCGCGTGGCGGCGCCGGTTCGTCGAGAGCACGAAGGCGCTGCTCGAAGAGTCGTTGTGGGAGCTGGCCAACATCAACGAGGGCCGGCTCGCCAACCCGATCGAATACGTCGAGATGCGGCGGAAGGTCGGCGGCGCGCCGTGGTCGGCGAACCTCGTCGAGCACTCGGTGCACGCCGAGGTGCCGGACGAGATCGCCGCGTCGCGGCCCCTCGAAGTCCTGCGCGACTGCTTCGCCGACGGCGTCCACCTGCGCAACGACCTCTTCTCCTACCAACGCGAAGTGCAGGACGAAGGCGAGCTGTCCAACGGCGTGCTCGTGGTCGAGAAGTTCCTCGGGCTCACCACGCAGGAGGCGGCCGACGCCGTCAACGACCTCATCACCTCGCGCCTGCACCAGTTCGAGCACACCGCGCTCACCGAGGTGCCCGCGCTGTTCGACGAGCACGGCGTCGACCCGGCCGCCCGCGCGGCGACGTTCGCCTACGTCAAGGGCCTCCAGGACTGGCAGTCCGGCGGCCACGAGTGGCACCTGCGGTCCGGCCGGTACATGAACGAAGGCGCGCTCGACGGCCGCGGGCCGATCCTCTCGTCGCTGCTCACGACGGCTCCGCGACGGCTGCGGGCCTACAGCCACCCGCCGTTCGGCGCCGTTTCGGCGTCCCGGCCGGCCGTGGAGCCGCCGCTCCCGGTGCGGCTGAGCCCGCACCTGGAGTCCGGCCGCCGCCGCAACGTCGACTGGGCGCGGAGCACCGGGCTCCTCGACGGTGTCGTGTGGGACGAACGCAAGCTGCGCGCCGCCGACCTGCCGCTGTGCGCGGCGGGTATCCGGCCGGACGCGACGGCGGCGGAGCTCGACGTCATCGCCGACTGGCTGACCTGGAGCACGTACGCCGACGACCACTTCCAGGAGGTGTTCGGCGCGACGCGGGACCTCGCCGCGGCCAAGGCCTGCCACGAACGCCTGACGCTGCTCCTGGGCGACGACCCGCCCGCGCCGCTGGGCCCCCTCGAAGCCGCGCTCGCCGATCTCCGGCCGAGGACGCCGGACCTGCCCGCCGTGCGCCGTGCGGTCGCGTCGATGACGTCGAGCTGGCTGTGGAAGCTGGCGAACCTGGCGCAGAACCGGATCCCGGACCCGATCGACCACGTCGAGATGCGGCGCCGGACGTTCGGCGTGGAGCTTTCGATGAGCCTCACGCTGCCTCCCGGGGCGCGCGGCGGCCGGGCCGCGCAGACCCTCGAGCACACCGCGGCCGACTACGCCGGGCTGCTCAACGACCTCCGCTCCCACCGCAAGGAGATCCGGTTCGAGGGCGAGCTGAACAACGGCGTGCTGGTGGTGCGGAACTTCCTCGGCTGCCCCGAGGACCGGGCCCTCCGGATCGTCGCGGACCTGGCCGAGGCGCGGCTCGCGGAGTTCCGGCACGCGGCGGCCGCGGCCCCCGACCTGCCGGCGGCCTACGTCGAGGCGCTCCGGAACTGGCTGGCCGGGACAGCGCACTGGCACGAGAACGCCGGCCGGTACCGCGAGACCGAGCTCGGTCACCACCCCCGCTTCGGCGGTCCGACGGGCATCGGGACGTCGTCGCTGCGGATCTCCTCGCTGCTGCCCGCCGGTCGCTGA